In Desulfobotulus mexicanus, a single window of DNA contains:
- a CDS encoding enoyl-CoA hydratase-related protein: protein MTESSYYLVEKKGEVAWVYLNRPEKKNAMHMPAWQDAPAIYADLDADPDIRVIVVAAKGPSFCAGIDLMGMMGAMPELMEEQKGGVKWRFIPKIKMLQETMSCIEKCRKPVIAAVHGHCIGAGLDMISACDIRLCSADAVFCLKEAAVGFVADVGS, encoded by the coding sequence ATGACGGAGAGCAGCTATTATCTTGTGGAAAAAAAAGGTGAAGTGGCATGGGTTTATCTGAACAGACCGGAAAAGAAAAATGCCATGCATATGCCTGCATGGCAGGATGCTCCGGCAATTTATGCGGATCTGGATGCAGATCCTGATATCCGTGTCATTGTTGTGGCAGCCAAGGGGCCTTCCTTCTGTGCTGGTATTGATCTCATGGGAATGATGGGGGCCATGCCCGAGCTGATGGAAGAGCAGAAGGGCGGAGTGAAGTGGCGCTTTATTCCTAAGATCAAGATGCTGCAGGAGACCATGAGCTGCATAGAAAAATGCCGTAAGCCTGTGATTGCTGCGGTGCATGGTCACTGCATCGGTGCCGGGCTTGACATGATCAGTGCCTGTGACATCCGTCTCTGTTCCGCAGATGCTGTTTTCTGCCTCAAGGAGGCTGCCGTGGGATTTGTGGCGGATGTGGGGTCATT
- a CDS encoding superoxide dismutase, whose amino-acid sequence MKKWILLMVLPALLSLSCSQSGGVSDLRFEPLPYAYDALEPYIDAETMELHYSRHHKAYFDNLVAAIKGTSFARQPLEALLAQASRLPDAVRNNAGGHYNHAFFWKVMSPDGGGVPEGKLGEKIDASFGSFDAFKEAFTQAALSRFGSGWIWLCVAKDGSLFITSTPNQDNPLMDTVEKQGKPILALDVWEHAYYLSYQNKRGSYIDAFWNVVNWDAVVSFFEATL is encoded by the coding sequence ATGAAAAAATGGATCTTATTGATGGTTTTGCCTGCTCTTCTGTCCCTTTCCTGCTCGCAGAGCGGAGGCGTATCTGATCTGCGCTTTGAGCCCCTGCCCTATGCCTATGATGCCCTTGAGCCATATATTGATGCGGAAACCATGGAGCTGCATTACAGTCGTCACCACAAAGCCTATTTTGATAATCTGGTGGCAGCTATAAAAGGTACATCTTTTGCCCGTCAGCCTCTGGAAGCTCTGCTGGCTCAGGCCAGCCGCCTGCCCGATGCCGTGCGCAACAATGCGGGAGGCCATTATAACCATGCCTTTTTCTGGAAGGTGATGTCTCCCGATGGTGGTGGTGTGCCAGAGGGAAAGCTTGGGGAAAAAATTGATGCTTCCTTTGGCTCCTTTGATGCGTTTAAAGAAGCCTTCACTCAGGCGGCGTTATCCCGTTTTGGCAGCGGATGGATCTGGCTCTGTGTTGCAAAGGACGGTTCCCTTTTCATCACATCCACACCCAATCAGGACAATCCCCTGATGGATACCGTTGAAAAACAGGGGAAACCCATTCTGGCACTGGATGTCTGGGAGCATGCCTATTACCTGAGTTACCAGAACAAAAGGGGCAGCTACATTGATGCCTTCTGGAATGTGGTTAACTGGGATGCGGTGGTATCTTTTTTTGAAGCCACTCTGTAA
- a CDS encoding beta-ketoacyl synthase N-terminal-like domain-containing protein: MTSFMPIAIIAQSCTFPDSPDIATFGRNILKGHVAIRKIPEERWPDQASFFSESHLADKTISTMAALAPLPETLPPFVESTIGKEWFSDPLPWILAHNTARLLQDCGVTEDLKRRTGLITGLLGLPTDSITRLARTSFGQQPSFRDNGTKAGFGVTGSPALLTARAANLGGPVFTLDAACASSLVALRLACDILGEKRADLMLAGGISRADISFLQIGFTQLKALSPSGYCRPFDERADGLVVGEGCGLFALKRLEDALKHQDPIIGVIRGIGLSNDIGGNVLAPRSEGQIRAMTQALSMAGMGPQDLDAVECHGTGTPTGDPVEILSLKEIFSKNRKQGPVLASVKSMTGHLLTAAGAAGLSRMLICLEKGTLPITPSFNKAAHGSPLEKSSFCILNSAEPWEKKGVKPRAFGVNAFGFGGINAHMIVEEMPPAPEPGPFIPSSRRKSSLVIVGAARYDKKEAPIPPGLFPIPPKESEAMLADHRALLLCVKKALRDLDWDKSTRAATGLGVLVDFDPAATDFSLRWAFPKDKQALALPPLDADHVTGSLTSMAASRVAKIFGLGGPCITLSGDGKATIEALHMAEQSLETGESKAFILAASDMRSHYLSPLCRGLEGMADAPFSGAICLILRRKEDAIQCGETILGDISPEKWEKELEKATGKKPWETSGQGLLRMAEESLSSPIPRQETKQASPNAPKSPAAAPSPPVQVYPLCADSKEELIRACRLLREEVKNLPLLPEASSLAACRSSEGEFRAALLACDVKRIGSWCAILEDAIAEDRTLLPAGREGAAFLAPSLQKGLRGEAAFVYPGSGNHFHGMGESLEQFWPHIIRADEESFSDKKTIPPLSPDHNDDPSPAIFAQVRYGRIMTRIAEEEGFAAQAVMGYSLGETAGFFATGLWENPEIMQQRLKGSDLFTKELSGPCRALRKQWGIGDKEAFCWAAALIPVEMETLDSQLPAYPRLRRLIVNTFKECVVGGEKKDIEKLAGDMGLRPIFLEGVISVHCDALKPARNAYETLHTFPVHPQPYRYYSCASEKAFTPDTKSCCNAILEQNLRGFHFPSLVLKAWEDGVRIFVEMGPSDSCTRMIRSILGDRPHLAFSLSKKDEAEVISIARARAIWHVAEPWIKKGGMAKNPLHKMAFSQFSSIQKETCRLHQIYLDGCAQRINTLDTLLGNKESGMDWPAPPLPVPLPPLPAAPPTPAFDHEACLEFAIGKAEKVLGKDFAAVDSYPVRVRLPAPPLLLVDQILSIDAVKGRTGPGTIVTEHEVKEDAWYLDGGRTPFSIAIESGQADLFLCAYMGIDLQVKGTRAYRLLDAVASFHRRLPRPGETVRYEIEIQRFVQQGETHIFFFRFTGFIGKEKLITMEKGCAGFFTPEEIRDSGGVIPKERFPAIMKDRGIAPGAIPIHSFPASTLSEEKMEALRKGDGEKAFGPLFKGKTIGEKIRLPGGMLALVHRMREMDPKGGHYGCGLAIGEADIHPDDWFLTCHFSDDPVMPGTLMYECCMQTLRVYVMAAGWIPEDRACSWEPLPGAESRLKCRGPVTPETSQVRYEIHIRKMDFAPQPFVLADALMYADGKCIVRFEGMSLMLEGTDREGLAAIWSETKEEKPLWDKKRLLAFCDGRAEEALGKTYAPFDQGRFLARLPRPPYLTVDAVSHAHLTPGHIAEKSQITAIWHPKAANPEFGHEKSHLPYALLLEAALQPCGLMAAWMGCSLKSERDLFFRNLGGDATILGPVFHGEEIETQATLTRYVKNGDLQILFFEIACFQGKKPVLQCTTHFGFFTKEALSDQKGMTAPLGLDLPENLKGMEAIHDFGIKSPLPHPDNNPEQAFSMVHRILSFDERGGSEGLGKTLAVMDISDQDWYFHAHFKDDPVCPGSLGLQAVFTTLCWTASRILKRPMEDFLVTPQSHSWTYRGQIRPGSAAMHCVINVKEIFKDKKEGLSCQAAVFCDGLCIYTAENFQVSLT; the protein is encoded by the coding sequence ATGACATCCTTTATGCCCATTGCCATAATCGCCCAGAGCTGTACCTTTCCCGACTCACCGGATATTGCCACCTTCGGCCGTAATATTCTTAAGGGTCATGTGGCCATCAGAAAAATTCCCGAAGAACGCTGGCCGGATCAGGCCAGCTTTTTTTCGGAAAGCCATCTTGCCGACAAAACCATCAGCACCATGGCGGCACTGGCTCCCCTTCCCGAAACCCTGCCCCCCTTTGTTGAAAGCACCATCGGCAAGGAATGGTTTTCCGACCCCCTGCCATGGATTCTTGCCCACAACACCGCAAGGCTTCTACAGGACTGCGGGGTGACAGAAGATCTTAAAAGACGCACGGGACTGATTACGGGCCTTCTCGGACTTCCCACGGACAGCATCACCCGGCTTGCCCGCACATCCTTTGGGCAACAGCCATCATTTAGGGACAATGGGACAAAGGCAGGCTTCGGGGTGACGGGCAGCCCTGCCCTTCTTACGGCCCGTGCCGCAAATCTTGGCGGGCCTGTCTTTACTTTGGATGCGGCCTGCGCCTCTTCCCTTGTGGCACTCCGTCTGGCCTGTGATATCTTAGGGGAAAAACGCGCGGACCTCATGCTGGCCGGAGGCATTTCCAGAGCAGACATTTCCTTTCTTCAGATCGGCTTCACCCAGCTCAAAGCCCTTTCTCCTTCGGGATACTGCCGCCCCTTTGATGAAAGGGCCGATGGCCTTGTGGTGGGGGAAGGCTGCGGACTCTTTGCCTTAAAACGACTGGAAGATGCCCTAAAACATCAGGACCCCATCATAGGCGTCATCCGGGGTATTGGCCTGTCCAACGACATCGGCGGCAATGTGCTGGCCCCCAGATCCGAAGGACAGATCCGGGCCATGACACAGGCCCTGTCCATGGCGGGCATGGGGCCTCAGGATCTGGATGCCGTGGAATGCCACGGCACCGGCACACCCACGGGTGATCCCGTGGAAATTCTCAGCCTTAAAGAAATTTTCAGCAAGAACAGAAAACAGGGACCAGTCCTGGCCTCGGTCAAGTCCATGACCGGGCATCTGCTGACGGCCGCCGGAGCCGCAGGGCTCAGCCGCATGTTGATCTGCCTTGAAAAAGGCACTCTTCCCATCACCCCATCATTTAATAAGGCAGCCCATGGAAGCCCCCTTGAAAAAAGCTCCTTTTGCATCCTCAACTCGGCTGAGCCATGGGAGAAAAAAGGCGTAAAGCCCAGAGCCTTCGGAGTCAATGCCTTTGGATTTGGGGGTATCAATGCCCACATGATAGTGGAAGAAATGCCACCGGCACCGGAACCCGGACCCTTTATCCCTTCCTCACGCAGGAAAAGCTCCCTTGTCATCGTGGGTGCAGCACGCTACGACAAAAAAGAAGCTCCCATTCCCCCCGGCCTCTTCCCCATCCCCCCTAAAGAAAGCGAAGCCATGCTGGCCGATCACAGGGCCCTGCTCCTCTGCGTAAAAAAAGCCCTGCGGGATCTGGACTGGGACAAAAGCACACGGGCAGCCACGGGCCTTGGGGTGCTGGTTGATTTTGATCCTGCGGCAACGGACTTCAGCCTGAGATGGGCCTTTCCCAAAGATAAACAAGCCCTTGCCCTTCCCCCTCTGGATGCGGACCACGTTACAGGCTCCCTCACCAGCATGGCGGCCAGCCGGGTGGCCAAGATTTTCGGGCTGGGCGGCCCCTGCATCACCCTCTCCGGCGATGGAAAAGCCACCATAGAAGCCCTGCACATGGCGGAGCAAAGCCTTGAAACAGGGGAAAGCAAGGCCTTTATCCTTGCCGCCTCGGATATGCGCAGCCATTACCTGTCTCCCCTTTGCCGGGGCCTTGAAGGCATGGCAGATGCGCCCTTCTCCGGTGCCATCTGCCTCATTCTCCGCAGAAAAGAAGATGCCATTCAATGCGGTGAAACCATCCTTGGAGATATCTCTCCGGAAAAATGGGAAAAAGAGTTGGAAAAGGCTACGGGAAAAAAGCCTTGGGAAACATCCGGCCAAGGCCTGCTCCGAATGGCAGAAGAAAGCCTTTCTTCCCCTATCCCCCGGCAGGAAACAAAGCAGGCATCACCCAATGCTCCGAAAAGTCCAGCAGCAGCTCCATCCCCTCCCGTACAGGTTTATCCTTTATGCGCAGATTCAAAAGAAGAACTGATCCGGGCCTGCCGCCTTCTCCGTGAAGAAGTGAAAAACCTTCCCCTTCTGCCCGAGGCTTCAAGTCTTGCAGCCTGTCGGTCATCGGAAGGAGAGTTCAGGGCGGCCCTTCTGGCCTGTGATGTAAAACGGATTGGCTCCTGGTGTGCCATCCTTGAAGATGCCATCGCCGAAGACCGGACCCTCCTGCCTGCTGGCCGGGAAGGAGCCGCCTTCCTTGCGCCCTCCCTGCAAAAAGGCCTCCGGGGAGAAGCGGCCTTTGTCTATCCGGGCTCGGGCAATCATTTCCATGGCATGGGAGAAAGCCTTGAGCAGTTCTGGCCCCACATCATAAGGGCCGATGAAGAAAGCTTTTCCGACAAAAAAACCATCCCCCCCCTTTCCCCGGACCATAATGATGACCCCAGCCCTGCCATTTTCGCCCAGGTACGCTATGGCCGCATCATGACCCGCATTGCCGAAGAAGAAGGCTTTGCGGCCCAGGCGGTGATGGGCTATTCCCTGGGAGAAACAGCAGGCTTTTTTGCCACGGGTCTCTGGGAAAACCCTGAAATCATGCAGCAACGCCTGAAAGGCTCCGATCTTTTCACCAAAGAGCTTTCCGGTCCATGCAGGGCTTTAAGGAAACAATGGGGCATCGGAGATAAAGAAGCCTTTTGCTGGGCTGCCGCCCTCATTCCCGTGGAAATGGAGACACTGGACAGCCAGCTGCCCGCCTATCCCAGACTGCGTCGCCTCATTGTGAACACCTTCAAAGAATGTGTGGTGGGAGGAGAAAAAAAGGACATTGAAAAGCTGGCAGGGGATATGGGCCTTCGCCCCATCTTCCTTGAAGGGGTCATTTCCGTACACTGCGATGCTTTAAAACCCGCACGCAATGCCTATGAAACCCTGCACACCTTTCCAGTTCATCCACAACCCTACCGCTATTATTCCTGTGCCAGCGAAAAAGCCTTTACTCCGGATACAAAGAGCTGCTGCAATGCCATTCTGGAACAAAATCTCCGGGGCTTTCATTTCCCATCACTGGTTCTCAAAGCATGGGAAGATGGAGTGCGGATATTCGTGGAGATGGGACCATCGGACTCCTGCACCCGCATGATCCGCAGTATCTTAGGAGACCGCCCCCATCTGGCCTTCAGCCTTTCCAAAAAAGACGAGGCGGAAGTCATCAGCATTGCCAGAGCCAGAGCCATCTGGCATGTGGCAGAGCCTTGGATCAAAAAAGGTGGCATGGCAAAAAACCCTTTGCATAAAATGGCCTTCAGCCAGTTTTCCTCCATACAGAAGGAGACCTGCCGCCTGCATCAAATCTACCTTGATGGCTGTGCCCAGCGCATAAATACTCTGGATACCCTGCTGGGAAACAAGGAAAGCGGCATGGACTGGCCTGCACCCCCTTTACCTGTACCTCTGCCCCCTTTACCTGCGGCTCCACCGACCCCTGCCTTTGACCATGAAGCCTGCCTTGAATTTGCCATCGGCAAGGCAGAAAAGGTTCTGGGCAAAGACTTTGCTGCGGTGGACAGCTATCCTGTGCGGGTACGGCTTCCTGCCCCGCCCCTGCTGCTGGTGGACCAAATCCTCTCCATTGATGCCGTAAAGGGCCGCACCGGACCCGGAACCATAGTAACGGAGCATGAGGTAAAAGAAGACGCCTGGTATCTGGACGGAGGCCGTACCCCCTTTTCCATTGCCATTGAATCCGGTCAGGCCGATCTCTTCCTCTGCGCCTACATGGGCATAGATCTTCAGGTGAAAGGCACAAGGGCCTACCGTCTTCTGGATGCGGTGGCATCCTTCCACAGAAGACTGCCAAGGCCCGGTGAAACTGTTCGCTATGAAATCGAAATCCAGCGTTTTGTGCAGCAGGGAGAAACCCACATCTTTTTCTTCCGCTTTACGGGATTCATCGGAAAGGAAAAACTCATCACCATGGAAAAGGGCTGTGCCGGATTCTTCACACCCGAAGAAATCCGTGATTCCGGAGGCGTAATCCCAAAGGAGAGATTCCCGGCCATCATGAAGGACAGGGGCATCGCCCCCGGTGCCATTCCCATACACAGCTTTCCTGCCTCGACCCTTTCCGAAGAAAAAATGGAAGCCCTGCGAAAAGGAGATGGTGAAAAGGCCTTTGGTCCCCTTTTCAAAGGAAAAACCATAGGAGAAAAGATCCGTCTGCCCGGCGGCATGCTGGCGCTGGTTCACCGCATGAGGGAAATGGACCCCAAGGGCGGTCATTATGGCTGCGGCCTTGCCATCGGCGAGGCGGATATCCACCCGGACGACTGGTTTCTCACCTGTCACTTTTCCGATGATCCTGTCATGCCCGGCACCCTGATGTATGAATGCTGCATGCAGACCTTAAGGGTGTACGTCATGGCCGCAGGATGGATACCTGAAGACAGGGCCTGCTCCTGGGAGCCCCTGCCCGGTGCCGAAAGCCGCCTCAAATGCCGGGGACCGGTAACGCCGGAAACATCACAGGTGCGCTATGAAATCCATATCCGCAAAATGGATTTTGCTCCCCAGCCCTTTGTGCTGGCCGATGCCCTCATGTACGCCGATGGCAAATGCATTGTCCGCTTTGAGGGCATGAGCCTCATGCTGGAGGGAACTGACAGGGAAGGTCTTGCCGCCATCTGGTCAGAAACAAAAGAAGAAAAACCCCTGTGGGACAAAAAAAGACTCCTTGCCTTCTGCGATGGCCGTGCCGAAGAAGCCCTAGGAAAGACCTACGCCCCCTTTGATCAGGGACGCTTTCTCGCCCGACTTCCACGGCCTCCCTATCTCACGGTGGACGCCGTAAGCCATGCCCATCTCACGCCGGGCCACATTGCGGAAAAAAGCCAGATCACCGCCATCTGGCATCCGAAAGCTGCAAACCCTGAGTTCGGGCATGAAAAAAGCCATCTCCCCTATGCCCTGCTTCTGGAGGCCGCCCTGCAGCCCTGCGGTCTCATGGCAGCCTGGATGGGGTGTTCCCTGAAAAGCGAAAGGGATCTTTTCTTCAGAAACCTCGGAGGAGATGCAACAATCCTTGGCCCTGTTTTCCATGGAGAAGAAATTGAAACCCAAGCCACCCTGACCCGCTATGTTAAAAACGGCGATCTGCAAATTCTCTTTTTCGAGATTGCATGCTTTCAGGGGAAAAAGCCCGTTTTACAATGCACAACCCACTTTGGTTTTTTCACAAAAGAAGCCCTGTCAGATCAAAAGGGAATGACCGCACCTCTGGGCCTTGATCTTCCGGAAAACCTGAAAGGAATGGAAGCCATCCACGATTTCGGGATAAAGAGCCCCCTGCCCCATCCGGACAACAATCCGGAACAGGCCTTCAGCATGGTCCACCGCATCCTTTCCTTTGACGAAAGGGGCGGAAGCGAAGGCCTTGGTAAAACCCTTGCCGTCATGGATATTTCCGATCAGGACTGGTATTTCCACGCCCATTTCAAGGACGATCCCGTATGCCCCGGCTCCCTCGGGCTTCAGGCAGTTTTCACCACCCTTTGCTGGACAGCCTCCCGGATACTGAAAAGGCCCATGGAGGATTTTCTTGTCACCCCCCAGAGCCACAGCTGGACCTACAGGGGGCAGATCCGGCCCGGCAGTGCGGCCATGCACTGTGTTATCAATGTGAAGGAAATTTTTAAGGATAAAAAGGAAGGGCTGAGCTGTCAGGCTGCCGTATTCTGCGACGGTCTCTGCATCTATACGGCAGAGAATTTTCAGGTCAGCCTGACGTGA
- a CDS encoding ATP-binding protein: MMFSIFRQHFTRGLTRRIVLITTGCLFISILLLTLLISRLLFVEAERTVVGHQQELVDMLVKRMENELEARSQTLQGFASFIHDGEKLLEVEKIEKLLSTRVRLLEYFNGGILVADEGAVAIAETIFVQGRIGTAYPDRPHVITATKTKEVVFTRPYMGRATGVPLSTITVPVLSDSGRVIGFLFGNTLLAEDNLFKEISEETLGHQGRIFVLDPLLGMLVTASDFSLAMQPVPEKNFPTVLDAVLSGKPSGRSRDLQGKEVVYSSAVLEKMGWEVIHVLPAAMVRGAGASLIINISFFIICLMAATSLVIVFLLRRELFPLQELAETINAMATGKIPVQPLESVSVNEIEKICRAFNRLHEMREDQEKVLREERDFLKSQFLQSSDGIVLLDRDNLTIMEANPRLSEILGFGLQDLEGQSLLALLETDGEDLKKAFSGITENPDRRAREYTLLHAEGHSIHTMVSATLVHKGPDTCIMANVRDITELKQNIRIKNEFVSTVSHELRTPLTAISGALGLIMGGAMGEMPEKSMPMLEIASNNCRRLSMLINDLLDMEKLSTDKMRFDFQIQDITSLVKRAVQENQVYAEKYKVSYVLEKPLPSVRVNVDAQRFIQVLANLLSNAAKFSPEGGMVCVRMHFPDDKRVRIGVQDQGPGISDDFRLRIFEKFTQSEATDNRSKDGTGLGLAITKALVEKMGGCIDFVSEEGRGSFFYLDLPLAHGEINTMDCMLSDLPDFLSPQAVFTASEGAVAGAGPLAQQVLVVEDDPDTALMLQALLTCGGFGADVAVDIGEALEKIDRVKYTAICLDLILPDGNGVDLIKNLRSRAETKDLPIIVVSALVEEGRLAVKGAFNAIDWLEKPIEPHNLLDTIRKMLKKSKGEKPYILHVEDDEDLGEILAAIGGDLARFDLAGSLGEAFLKLDQYHYDLVILDIGLPDGSGWELLPAIHALMPPPPVLVLSSSELSHADMARVHGALTKGKVPNDIILETLKNILAQGEATP, encoded by the coding sequence ATGATGTTTTCCATATTCAGACAGCATTTCACCAGAGGGCTTACCCGGCGGATTGTACTGATTACAACGGGCTGTCTTTTTATAAGTATTCTTCTTCTTACCCTTCTCATTTCAAGGCTGCTTTTTGTGGAGGCAGAAAGAACGGTGGTGGGTCATCAGCAGGAGCTGGTGGATATGCTGGTGAAACGTATGGAAAACGAGCTGGAGGCCCGGAGTCAGACCCTTCAGGGCTTTGCCAGTTTCATCCATGACGGGGAAAAGCTTTTGGAAGTTGAAAAAATTGAAAAGCTTCTTTCCACAAGGGTTCGGCTGCTGGAATATTTCAACGGTGGCATTCTGGTGGCCGATGAAGGGGCCGTAGCCATAGCAGAAACCATCTTTGTGCAGGGACGTATTGGCACCGCCTACCCGGACAGGCCCCATGTGATCACTGCAACGAAAACAAAAGAAGTTGTTTTTACAAGGCCCTATATGGGAAGGGCCACAGGGGTTCCCTTAAGTACCATTACCGTTCCCGTCCTGTCCGATTCAGGCCGTGTCATCGGCTTTCTTTTCGGTAATACCCTTCTGGCAGAGGATAATCTTTTTAAGGAAATCAGTGAAGAAACCCTTGGGCATCAGGGACGGATATTTGTACTTGATCCTCTGCTGGGTATGCTTGTGACGGCTTCGGATTTCAGTCTTGCCATGCAGCCTGTGCCAGAAAAGAATTTTCCTACTGTGCTGGATGCCGTGCTGTCCGGCAAGCCTTCGGGAAGGTCAAGGGATCTTCAGGGAAAAGAGGTGGTATACAGCTCCGCTGTCCTTGAAAAAATGGGCTGGGAGGTAATCCATGTGCTTCCCGCTGCCATGGTAAGGGGGGCAGGAGCGTCTTTAATCATAAATATTTCTTTTTTCATTATCTGTCTCATGGCAGCCACTTCCCTTGTCATTGTTTTTCTGCTGCGCCGGGAGCTTTTTCCTTTGCAGGAGCTGGCGGAAACCATCAATGCCATGGCCACGGGAAAAATCCCTGTCCAACCCTTAGAATCTGTTTCCGTCAATGAAATTGAAAAAATCTGCCGTGCTTTCAACCGTCTCCATGAAATGCGGGAAGATCAGGAAAAGGTTCTGCGGGAAGAAAGGGATTTTCTAAAAAGTCAGTTTCTCCAGTCTTCCGATGGTATTGTGCTTTTGGACAGGGACAATCTCACCATCATGGAAGCCAATCCGAGGCTTTCGGAAATATTGGGCTTCGGTCTTCAGGATCTTGAAGGCCAGTCCCTTTTGGCTCTTTTGGAGACAGACGGAGAAGATCTGAAAAAAGCCTTTTCCGGTATCACGGAAAATCCCGACCGCAGGGCAAGGGAGTATACTCTGCTCCATGCCGAAGGCCACAGCATTCATACCATGGTCAGTGCAACGCTGGTGCATAAGGGGCCGGATACCTGCATCATGGCCAATGTCAGGGATATTACGGAGCTTAAGCAGAATATAAGGATAAAAAATGAATTTGTTTCTACGGTGAGCCATGAGCTGAGAACACCCCTTACGGCCATCAGTGGTGCCCTTGGGTTAATTATGGGGGGTGCCATGGGAGAGATGCCGGAAAAATCAATGCCCATGCTGGAAATTGCCAGCAATAACTGCCGCAGGCTTTCCATGCTCATAAATGATCTGCTGGATATGGAAAAGCTCAGCACGGATAAAATGCGTTTTGACTTTCAGATTCAGGATATTACAAGCCTTGTGAAGAGGGCCGTACAGGAAAATCAGGTGTATGCGGAAAAATATAAGGTTTCTTATGTTCTGGAGAAACCTTTGCCTTCGGTCAGGGTAAATGTGGACGCCCAGCGTTTCATACAGGTTCTGGCCAATCTTTTATCCAATGCAGCCAAGTTTTCCCCGGAAGGTGGAATGGTCTGTGTGCGTATGCATTTTCCCGATGATAAAAGGGTGCGCATAGGTGTGCAGGATCAGGGGCCGGGGATCTCCGATGATTTCAGGCTTCGTATCTTTGAAAAATTCACCCAGTCAGAGGCAACGGATAACCGCAGCAAGGACGGAACAGGCCTTGGCCTTGCCATCACTAAAGCCCTTGTGGAAAAAATGGGTGGTTGCATTGATTTTGTTTCTGAAGAAGGAAGGGGAAGCTTTTTCTATCTTGACCTGCCCCTTGCCCATGGTGAAATCAATACCATGGATTGCATGCTGTCAGACTTACCGGATTTTTTATCCCCTCAGGCCGTTTTTACTGCTTCAGAGGGGGCTGTGGCTGGAGCAGGTCCATTGGCGCAGCAGGTTCTTGTGGTGGAAGATGACCCGGATACTGCCCTGATGCTGCAGGCTCTTTTGACCTGCGGCGGTTTTGGAGCGGATGTTGCTGTGGATATTGGCGAGGCCCTGGAAAAAATAGACAGAGTAAAATATACGGCCATTTGCCTTGACTTAATACTGCCCGATGGCAACGGTGTGGATCTCATAAAAAATCTCAGGTCCCGTGCTGAAACAAAGGATCTGCCCATAATTGTAGTTTCTGCCTTAGTTGAGGAAGGGCGCCTTGCTGTTAAGGGGGCTTTCAATGCAATAGACTGGCTGGAAAAACCCATTGAACCGCATAATTTGCTGGATACCATCAGAAAAATGCTTAAAAAATCAAAGGGTGAAAAACCTTACATACTCCATGTGGAGGACGATGAGGATCTTGGAGAAATTCTGGCGGCCATTGGTGGGGATCTGGCCCGTTTTGATCTTGCCGGAAGTCTCGGGGAGGCTTTCTTAAAACTGGATCAGTACCACTATGACCTTGTGATTCTGGATATCGGTCTTCCCGATGGCTCTGGCTGGGAGCTTTTGCCTGCCATACATGCCCTGATGCCTCCTCCGCCCGTTCTTGTGCTTTCCTCTTCGGAGCTTAGTCATGCTGATATGGCAAGGGTTCATGGGGCCCTTACCAAGGGAAAAGTTCCCAATGACATTATTCTTGAAACCCTGAAAAATATTCTGGCTCAGGGGGAGGCAACCCCATGA